A stretch of the Lactuca sativa cultivar Salinas chromosome 9, Lsat_Salinas_v11, whole genome shotgun sequence genome encodes the following:
- the LOC111885388 gene encoding UDP-glycosyltransferase 83A1: MPGKLEELIETINKEDNNKMSCIIANDCMRWAIKVAKKMGISRAAVWPATVTTLTSMLSCQKLIDGGIINKNGIPLIQHMIKLSETMPLIKPTNLWWMRFEDLPTSEAFFEVVKEAVEASRLTEWHLCRSTTELEPGALC; the protein is encoded by the exons ATGCCTGGCAAACTAGAAGAACTTATAGAGACAATTAACAAAGAAGACAACAATAAAATGTCATGTATTATTGCTAATGATTGCATGCGATGGGCCATAAAAGTCGCAAAGAAGATGGGAATTAGCAGAGCAGCCGTCTGGCCAGCCACAGTTACTACGCTAACTTCCATGTTGAGCTGTCAGAAATTGATTGATGGTGGAATCATTAACAAGAATG GCATACCTCTAATTCAGCATATGATTAAGCTATCAGAAACCATGCCACTTATAAAACCAACCAACCTCTGGTGGATGCGCTTTGAGGACTTGCCCACTTCAGAAGCTTTCTTTGAAGTTGTAAAAGAAGCAGTTGAAGCTTCCAGATTGACGGAATGGCATTTATGCAGATCAACTACTGAGCTGGAGCCTGGAGCACTTTGCtag